The following are from one region of the Marinomonas sp. CT5 genome:
- a CDS encoding protein-L-isoaspartate(D-aspartate) O-methyltransferase produces the protein MSLHNLNWLVSHTEPKASKMVDQLREHGIAHEELLALMGTIPRHEFVEPAFSHLAYSATSLPIGRNQTISQPLTVARMTEWLLLYSRLGRVLEIGTGSGYQTRILSHFFNKVHTVERQQFLYFQAKQRLSAMGINNVEYLFGDGQSGWPNKVEMDAVIITAMASRIPLALTDCLKQQGVLIMPIDLPTPHIGCWRKEGDRWKCLGTESAYFVPLLEGMVHA, from the coding sequence ATGAGCCTACATAATCTCAATTGGTTAGTCTCCCACACTGAACCCAAAGCCTCTAAGATGGTTGATCAACTTAGAGAGCATGGGATTGCCCATGAAGAGTTATTGGCCCTGATGGGGACGATTCCGCGCCATGAGTTTGTTGAGCCTGCGTTTTCGCATTTGGCCTATTCTGCTACGTCACTTCCTATAGGCCGTAATCAAACCATTAGTCAGCCACTGACTGTGGCGAGAATGACTGAATGGCTTTTGTTGTATTCTCGTCTTGGCCGGGTGTTGGAAATTGGCACTGGTTCGGGTTATCAGACTCGTATTTTGTCGCACTTTTTTAATAAAGTGCATACGGTTGAGCGTCAGCAATTTCTATACTTTCAGGCTAAGCAGCGCTTATCGGCCATGGGGATTAATAACGTAGAGTATCTATTTGGCGATGGACAGAGTGGATGGCCTAATAAAGTTGAGATGGATGCTGTTATTATTACCGCAATGGCTAGCAGGATTCCGTTAGCTTTAACGGATTGTTTGAAACAACAAGGTGTTTTAATTATGCCTATTGATCTTCCAACCCCACATATAGGTTGTTGGCGAAAAGAAGGGGATAGGTGGAAATGTTTAGGTACAGAGTCTGCGTATTTTGTACCCTTATTAGAAGGAATGGTTCATGCCTAA
- a CDS encoding DUF368 domain-containing protein: MPKWLRVYLSGVLMGAADVIPGVSGGTIAFILGVYDRLIHSLSGVNKTSITMLFKGDIKALWRHFDGAFLLALGAGILSSIFLLAGLITHLLATYPSYLWSFFFGLILASAYFLINQIAGFSFRHFVGLLFGIALGASLSLLVPTQLNTSYTMVFFSGMIAICAMILPGISGSFLLLMLGMYGFVLSAIKSLDFAVIIVFAAGALIGLLSFSKILNYLLNHVRSMTLSFLTGVMLGALVKVWPWKVTDTWSVIGHKKLPLEEHLILPWNLNDFYWPLDLLLPLVFVFVGFMSVILISNIFLRNSDK; this comes from the coding sequence ATGCCTAAGTGGCTGAGAGTGTATTTAAGTGGTGTATTAATGGGTGCGGCTGATGTTATACCTGGCGTTTCTGGTGGAACCATCGCTTTTATTTTAGGGGTTTATGATCGTCTTATTCACTCTTTGAGTGGTGTTAATAAAACCAGTATTACTATGTTATTCAAAGGGGATATTAAAGCTTTGTGGCGTCATTTTGATGGTGCTTTTTTGTTGGCATTAGGTGCCGGTATTCTTAGTAGTATTTTTTTATTAGCCGGTCTGATTACCCATTTGTTAGCGACCTATCCTAGTTATCTTTGGAGCTTCTTTTTTGGATTAATTCTGGCTTCTGCTTACTTTTTGATTAATCAGATTGCAGGATTTTCTTTTCGTCACTTTGTTGGTTTGCTGTTTGGTATAGCTCTTGGTGCAAGTTTGTCCTTGCTTGTTCCAACTCAATTAAATACTTCCTATACCATGGTTTTCTTTTCTGGGATGATCGCAATTTGTGCAATGATATTACCTGGTATTTCTGGCAGCTTCTTATTGCTTATGCTCGGTATGTATGGATTTGTTTTGTCAGCCATTAAAAGTTTGGATTTTGCTGTAATTATTGTGTTTGCTGCTGGTGCTTTGATTGGTTTGCTAAGTTTTTCTAAAATTCTTAATTATTTGCTTAATCATGTTAGGTCCATGACTTTGTCATTTCTCACAGGTGTTATGCTTGGAGCCTTAGTAAAAGTTTGGCCTTGGAAGGTTACAGACACTTGGAGTGTCATTGGGCACAAAAAGCTTCCTTTGGAAGAGCATCTTATTTTACCTTGGAACCTGAATGATTTTTATTGGCCATTGGATTTATTGCTGCCATTAGTGTTTGTTTTTGTCGGCTTTATGAGTGTGATTCTTATTTCTAACATATTTTTACGAAATTCAGACAAATAG
- a CDS encoding peptidoglycan DD-metalloendopeptidase family protein: MYNFPMSIYLISRLVFLCFLLTGCSYEVLHYSAKSDRTYASNNASVSSIPSSGIHRVSRGETLFSIAFRYGLDYRELAKLNHIDAPYIIYPKQKIRLDGAGKATSNVASRSKKTVSSAPQKTTKSSRKSSPVVSVESPNNSSKVDVKNDKITSGWSWPIDGRVIRGFSNAGVSSKGIDIKAKQGALVKAAADGTVVYAGSGLIGYGNLVIVKHNDVYLSAYAYNERILVKEKQNVRAGDSLAVVGGKGDDRPLLHFEVRRDGQPIDPLDVLPKIN, from the coding sequence ATGTATAATTTTCCAATGTCGATTTATTTAATTAGTCGGCTTGTTTTTTTATGCTTTTTATTAACTGGGTGTTCTTACGAAGTGTTGCATTATTCGGCAAAAAGTGACCGAACTTACGCCTCAAATAATGCGAGCGTTTCCTCAATACCTTCTTCAGGGATTCACCGTGTTAGTCGCGGTGAAACCCTTTTCTCTATTGCTTTTCGGTATGGTTTAGATTATCGAGAATTGGCTAAACTAAACCATATTGATGCGCCATATATTATTTATCCTAAGCAAAAAATTCGTCTTGATGGTGCAGGTAAAGCGACATCAAATGTGGCGTCAAGGTCGAAAAAAACGGTGTCTTCCGCTCCTCAAAAAACAACCAAATCTTCAAGAAAATCGTCCCCTGTTGTTTCCGTTGAGTCTCCTAATAATTCATCTAAAGTCGATGTTAAGAATGACAAAATTACCAGTGGATGGTCTTGGCCCATTGATGGACGAGTAATTAGGGGGTTTTCAAATGCTGGTGTTAGTAGTAAAGGTATAGACATCAAAGCTAAACAAGGAGCATTGGTAAAAGCCGCTGCAGATGGAACCGTTGTTTACGCTGGTAGTGGTCTGATCGGTTACGGTAATTTGGTAATTGTGAAGCATAATGATGTTTATTTAAGTGCTTATGCTTACAACGAAAGAATTCTTGTAAAAGAGAAACAAAATGTTCGGGCTGGTGATTCACTGGCGGTTGTCGGTGGAAAAGGGGATGATAGACCATTGTTGCATTTTGAGGTGCGCCGTGATGGCCAGCCAATTGATCCTTTAGATGTTTTACCCAAAATAAATTAG
- the rpoS gene encoding RNA polymerase sigma factor RpoS, with translation MKFANMDKEAAKLNGTADFDFEAIEAFDEGEELVDEEFESAVSARYADADSSRNLDVTQLYLSEIGFSPLLSAEEEVYFSRLALKGDENARKRMIESNLRLVVKISRRYLNRGLSLLDLIEEGNLGLIRAVEKFDPERGFRFSTYATWWIRQTIERAIMNQTRTIRLPIHVVKELNVYLRAARELTQKLDHEPSPEEIADMLDCPVEDVQKMLALNEKVSSIDTTFGGESNDKGLVEILADTLHQGPEADRQDGDILNSIEHWLDELTEKQCEVITRRFGLRGHEASTLEHVGAEIGLTRERVRQIQVEALRKLRLIMDKEGLLLEDVIRFDE, from the coding sequence ATGAAGTTTGCAAATATGGATAAAGAAGCAGCTAAGTTAAATGGAACAGCAGATTTTGATTTTGAGGCAATCGAAGCCTTTGATGAGGGTGAAGAATTAGTTGATGAAGAGTTTGAGTCTGCGGTCAGTGCGCGTTATGCGGATGCAGACTCAAGTCGTAATCTCGATGTTACTCAGCTGTATTTGAGTGAGATTGGCTTTTCACCACTATTATCGGCGGAAGAAGAAGTTTACTTCTCCCGTTTAGCTCTCAAAGGTGATGAGAACGCACGTAAGCGTATGATTGAAAGTAATTTGCGTTTGGTTGTAAAAATCTCTCGGCGTTACTTAAATCGTGGTCTATCACTTCTAGACCTCATTGAAGAAGGCAATCTTGGGTTAATTCGAGCTGTTGAAAAATTTGATCCTGAAAGGGGCTTTCGTTTTTCGACTTATGCGACATGGTGGATTCGACAAACAATTGAGCGCGCCATAATGAATCAGACTCGGACTATTCGTCTGCCAATTCATGTGGTGAAAGAATTAAATGTCTATTTGAGAGCGGCTCGAGAGTTAACCCAAAAATTGGATCATGAGCCAAGTCCTGAAGAAATCGCGGATATGCTCGATTGTCCTGTTGAAGATGTACAGAAAATGCTCGCTCTTAATGAAAAAGTGAGTTCAATCGATACAACCTTTGGTGGGGAAAGTAATGATAAAGGCTTGGTTGAGATACTGGCAGACACTTTGCATCAAGGGCCAGAAGCCGATCGTCAGGATGGTGATATATTAAATAGTATCGAACATTGGCTTGATGAGTTAACTGAGAAGCAATGTGAAGTCATTACACGGCGTTTTGGCTTAAGAGGGCATGAAGCGAGCACATTAGAACATGTTGGCGCTGAAATAGGTCTAACAAGGGAGCGTGTGCGTCAGATTCAAGTTGAAGCGCTGCGTAAACTACGTTTGATCATGGATAAAGAAGGACTATTGCTTGAAGATGTTATTCGGTTTGATGAATAA
- a CDS encoding AhpA/YtjB family protein: MDTQPKTKAITAFVHKKLSASVVTVATFISLMILTVCIFWYTMTQALGNYLSQQTEVLGSSLATQAAFNATQSILTNDLLSLNVLLNRLVVDENILSARVYNKKDELLAEADSGNSGTASEQDFRPNDQQRVYSSSIKFRDEIVGHVLITLDKTPAQATLQHLNHLLIGVAIFTCTIALLLIVLITKWLFSPINEASSALMAYTKGRKLTLPSTPRYKEARELVQAVTEIQAIKPPAEAIQKIAKQEEATDEPQKPQFEINFDAIFEESRQRSCILYFDILNLEEWHEGMTPLQVANLLTPLYRAIFQASDIYLGQVHQYKNDSVIVLFSAQTCEDNLYINAVSTAQLFLGLVENLLENELYADIPKLNFHLGLHQGNTQISNMVKENRFEPDKIESILSDIHQLSQSESINKLVISDDIFTLSHIQNRVFTGLPEIIEENGKEILAYEVKGMSDKYKKQIKQHIIDIVSPTETI, encoded by the coding sequence ATGGACACCCAACCAAAAACTAAGGCAATTACTGCTTTCGTGCATAAAAAACTCAGTGCATCTGTTGTCACTGTAGCGACGTTCATTTCGCTTATGATCCTAACCGTCTGTATTTTTTGGTACACCATGACTCAGGCGCTGGGAAACTATTTGTCTCAACAAACAGAGGTTCTAGGGAGCAGCTTAGCTACCCAAGCGGCTTTTAATGCCACGCAATCTATCTTAACCAATGATTTATTAAGTCTTAATGTTCTACTTAATCGCTTAGTTGTAGATGAAAATATCTTGAGTGCTCGAGTTTATAACAAAAAAGACGAACTACTTGCTGAAGCTGACAGTGGTAATTCAGGAACGGCATCTGAACAAGATTTTCGCCCAAATGATCAACAAAGGGTATATAGCTCAAGTATAAAATTCAGAGATGAAATCGTCGGTCATGTATTAATAACTCTAGACAAAACCCCTGCTCAAGCAACATTACAACACTTAAACCACCTTCTTATTGGTGTGGCTATTTTTACTTGTACCATTGCCTTACTACTGATTGTCCTAATCACCAAATGGTTGTTCTCCCCCATTAACGAAGCTTCTTCAGCACTTATGGCCTACACAAAAGGCAGAAAGCTCACACTACCTTCCACACCGAGATACAAAGAAGCAAGAGAGCTAGTACAAGCCGTTACTGAGATACAGGCTATTAAGCCACCAGCAGAAGCTATTCAAAAAATTGCAAAGCAAGAAGAAGCTACCGACGAACCTCAGAAACCACAGTTTGAAATAAATTTCGATGCAATATTTGAGGAGTCAAGACAGCGTAGCTGCATTCTCTATTTTGACATACTTAATTTAGAAGAATGGCATGAAGGAATGACACCACTGCAAGTCGCAAACTTATTAACCCCCTTATATCGAGCCATATTCCAAGCCAGCGATATTTATTTGGGTCAAGTTCATCAGTACAAGAACGATTCAGTTATTGTTCTTTTTAGCGCACAAACCTGTGAAGATAATCTTTATATTAATGCAGTCAGTACCGCACAACTCTTTTTAGGGCTCGTAGAGAACTTATTGGAAAACGAACTTTATGCGGATATCCCTAAACTAAACTTCCATTTAGGGTTACATCAAGGCAACACGCAAATTTCGAATATGGTAAAAGAAAATCGCTTCGAGCCAGATAAAATCGAAAGCATTTTGAGCGATATTCACCAACTTAGTCAGTCAGAAAGCATTAATAAGCTGGTTATTAGTGATGACATCTTCACTTTATCTCATATACAAAACCGTGTTTTTACTGGCCTTCCCGAAATAATAGAAGAGAATGGCAAAGAAATTTTAGCCTACGAAGTAAAAGGCATGTCAGACAAATACAAAAAACAAATCAAACAACATATTATTGATATTGTCAGTCCAACAGAGACTATATGA
- the serB gene encoding phosphoserine phosphatase SerB has translation MSASITLIGSVNPEYLNKFNAWLDARDLQGSIRLLTDAEDSFSVVQLVLSTSAIEDSSVRAELLALSNETGIDHIYQSSMLDIKTPGVAVFDMDSTLIKAEVMDELAVEAGIGEQISAVTASAMRGEIDFVESFVQRLALLKGLSSEVMDGVYKRIQHMDGISTLMKVLHHYGWHTAILSGGFTYFADRVQAEYGMTEVHANVLEIIDNQLTGKHLGAIVDGERKKLLLTEIVATQNIDWQQTIACGDGANDLLMLNRAALGVALHAKPLVREQAPCPMNNLGLDGILYLLGMTSEEIRELTD, from the coding sequence ATGTCTGCCAGTATTACTCTTATTGGTTCTGTGAACCCTGAATATCTTAATAAATTTAACGCTTGGTTGGATGCACGCGATTTGCAAGGATCAATTCGTTTGCTGACAGACGCTGAAGATAGCTTTTCTGTTGTGCAGCTTGTATTAAGCACAAGCGCTATAGAAGATTCTTCTGTTCGTGCCGAGCTTTTGGCTTTATCTAATGAGACAGGTATCGACCATATTTATCAGTCATCCATGTTAGATATTAAAACGCCAGGTGTTGCTGTATTCGATATGGACTCCACTCTGATCAAAGCTGAAGTAATGGATGAACTTGCTGTGGAGGCCGGTATTGGTGAGCAAATCTCGGCTGTGACGGCCAGTGCCATGCGTGGTGAAATTGATTTTGTGGAAAGTTTTGTCCAGCGTCTTGCTTTACTAAAAGGTTTGAGCAGTGAAGTCATGGATGGTGTGTACAAAAGAATTCAACACATGGATGGCATTTCAACCTTGATGAAGGTGTTACATCATTATGGTTGGCATACCGCCATTTTATCTGGCGGCTTTACTTATTTTGCAGATCGTGTTCAAGCTGAATATGGTATGACTGAGGTACATGCTAATGTGCTGGAAATTATCGATAACCAGCTTACGGGCAAACACTTAGGTGCAATCGTTGACGGCGAACGTAAAAAGTTATTATTAACTGAGATAGTCGCTACACAAAATATAGATTGGCAACAAACGATCGCTTGTGGGGACGGTGCTAATGATCTGTTGATGTTGAACCGAGCTGCTTTAGGCGTGGCCTTGCATGCTAAGCCTTTGGTTAGAGAGCAGGCTCCATGCCCAATGAACAACTTGGGTCTGGATGGTATTTTGTATTTGCTCGGAATGACATCTGAAGAGATTCGTGAATTGACAGATTAG
- a CDS encoding LysR family transcriptional regulator — protein sequence MSEIRLSDIDLNLLYVFHILIEELNVTKAATRLNVSQPAVSRSLSRLREVFDDPLFIRTSHGLSATAKTLSLASQLSDTLTGLESLIQPCEFDPKTSKRRFILSTTDFGSLTILHKILDQFRQEAPNAILEVKSWHEDMASELDQTNVDVAVAVLSKEPPTGIRAMRLKTDCMVCLARKGHVDIDQTLTLEGYLTASHVQVVLGRREYFAVDRELDKMGHKRHVAVHLPNFVPAARVMRESNLLLTAPRLFAEHIIETESGIEIHELPFKTRDFDYSMMWHERFQRDAAHVWFRRLLSQAFLDSAE from the coding sequence TTGTCAGAAATACGTTTGTCTGATATCGATTTGAACTTATTGTATGTTTTTCATATTTTAATTGAAGAACTCAATGTTACGAAAGCTGCTACGAGATTGAATGTATCCCAGCCTGCTGTAAGTCGTTCACTTTCTCGTTTGCGCGAAGTTTTTGATGACCCGCTGTTTATTCGAACTTCCCATGGCCTTTCTGCAACAGCCAAAACCTTGAGTTTGGCGTCCCAATTATCGGATACCCTGACAGGATTAGAAAGTCTCATTCAACCCTGCGAATTTGACCCAAAGACCAGTAAAAGACGGTTTATTCTTTCGACCACTGACTTTGGCAGTTTAACGATTTTGCATAAAATTCTTGATCAATTTCGCCAAGAAGCTCCCAACGCTATTTTAGAGGTTAAATCTTGGCACGAAGATATGGCGTCTGAGTTAGACCAAACAAATGTTGATGTTGCTGTTGCCGTCTTGTCTAAAGAGCCCCCTACAGGAATTAGAGCCATGAGATTAAAGACAGACTGTATGGTTTGCTTGGCTCGGAAAGGCCATGTAGATATTGACCAGACATTGACTCTTGAGGGGTATTTAACCGCTAGCCATGTGCAAGTCGTCTTAGGTCGTCGGGAGTATTTCGCGGTGGATAGGGAATTGGATAAAATGGGCCATAAACGTCATGTTGCTGTTCATTTACCTAATTTTGTACCGGCCGCACGAGTGATGCGAGAGAGTAATTTGCTGCTTACGGCACCAAGGCTATTTGCTGAACATATTATCGAGACTGAATCCGGGATTGAGATTCATGAGCTTCCCTTTAAAACGCGGGATTTTGATTATTCGATGATGTGGCATGAGCGTTTTCAGCGTGATGCGGCGCATGTCTGGTTTAGACGTTTATTGTCTCAGGCGTTTTTAGATTCAGCTGAGTAA
- a CDS encoding HepT-like ribonuclease domain-containing protein, with protein sequence MRNTEWENSLYEHQHSMIKRLDEFRKGAKAVNYSKDEIMIIEHSFQLLVASMLDLAKYVLKHHYKAEVSSRKDVLNALIGNKDVTYEQAEQMRFLIQLRDKVLHDYLEENFSQLEEAMTLRRYSLVEVLTKEWINRLSNQPS encoded by the coding sequence ATGAGAAATACAGAATGGGAAAACTCCCTTTATGAGCATCAACATTCCATGATTAAACGGCTTGATGAATTTAGAAAAGGAGCAAAAGCGGTTAACTATTCAAAAGACGAAATCATGATAATTGAGCATTCGTTTCAACTACTTGTGGCTTCTATGCTGGACTTAGCAAAATACGTATTGAAACATCATTACAAAGCAGAGGTTTCCTCTCGTAAAGACGTTCTAAATGCGTTAATAGGAAACAAAGACGTCACTTATGAACAGGCTGAACAAATGCGTTTTTTAATACAATTACGGGATAAAGTTTTACACGACTATTTAGAAGAAAACTTCTCCCAATTAGAAGAAGCCATGACCCTAAGACGATATAGTTTAGTAGAAGTCTTAACAAAAGAATGGATAAACCGTTTATCCAACCAACCTTCATAA
- a CDS encoding molybdopterin molybdotransferase MoeA, which translates to MSALLAFEDALKEIKRSASVRVDKQTIPLINAVGRVLADSISAKISVPPHDNSAMDGYAIASSDWQAGKQFTVSQRIPAGHHPEVLIPGTCARIFTGANIPAGADTVIMQENAQLMGDKVIFNEQPEAADNIRPRGQDMHMGQTVIKAGEKITPIHIGLLSSLGITDVTVFKQLNVGILTTGNELIPAGEQLSNGQIYNSNGPMLSALVNHAGHHVRHCLHAADTPEDTEIALKTLIQSCDIILSSGGVSVGEEDHVKGVLEKLGEVHLWKIAIKPGKPIVHATLDGIPFLGLPGNPSSTLVTYHWFARLLLSICSGEMAELPQPYLVDAGFNRDKTIKRDEFLRVSIGKDGLAYAHPQQSSGALLAACESQGYLHVKANTQVEYGYSYPFYPFSGF; encoded by the coding sequence ATGTCCGCTTTGCTCGCTTTTGAAGACGCCCTTAAAGAAATTAAACGCAGTGCTAGTGTTCGTGTAGACAAGCAAACCATCCCTTTAATTAATGCTGTAGGCAGAGTTCTTGCCGATAGTATCAGTGCAAAAATATCTGTTCCTCCCCACGATAATAGTGCGATGGATGGCTATGCCATTGCCAGCTCCGACTGGCAGGCAGGTAAGCAATTTACTGTCAGCCAGCGTATCCCAGCGGGTCATCACCCTGAGGTTTTAATACCGGGAACCTGTGCTCGTATTTTTACTGGCGCTAATATTCCAGCTGGCGCCGACACCGTTATAATGCAGGAAAACGCACAATTAATGGGTGATAAGGTCATCTTCAATGAACAACCAGAAGCTGCTGATAATATTCGCCCACGAGGCCAAGATATGCATATGGGACAAACTGTCATCAAAGCAGGTGAAAAAATCACCCCCATACACATAGGCCTTTTATCCAGTCTTGGTATTACCGATGTGACTGTTTTCAAACAATTAAATGTGGGAATTCTGACTACTGGTAACGAGCTAATACCTGCCGGTGAACAACTAAGCAACGGACAAATTTATAACTCAAACGGTCCAATGCTAAGTGCTCTTGTGAACCATGCTGGCCACCATGTTCGCCATTGCCTTCATGCTGCTGATACACCAGAAGACACAGAAATCGCGTTAAAAACTCTAATACAATCATGCGACATTATCCTATCTTCTGGCGGTGTTTCCGTTGGCGAGGAAGATCATGTAAAAGGTGTACTAGAAAAGTTGGGGGAGGTACATCTATGGAAAATAGCCATTAAGCCAGGCAAACCTATTGTTCATGCCACGCTAGATGGAATTCCATTTCTTGGCTTACCAGGAAATCCAAGTTCTACTTTGGTGACCTACCATTGGTTCGCTCGCCTACTTTTGTCTATTTGTTCTGGTGAAATGGCTGAACTTCCACAACCTTACCTTGTCGATGCAGGCTTCAACCGCGACAAAACAATCAAGCGAGATGAGTTTTTACGCGTCTCCATTGGCAAAGATGGTCTGGCTTATGCTCACCCACAACAGAGTTCAGGTGCTTTGCTCGCGGCTTGTGAAAGTCAAGGCTATTTGCATGTAAAAGCGAACACACAAGTTGAATACGGATACTCCTACCCTTTTTACCCTTTCTCAGGTTTCTAA
- the moaB gene encoding molybdenum cofactor biosynthesis protein B translates to MAKTPTPFRPLNISVLTVSDTRSIAEDTSGDALIELLTKAGHKLNERKLVKDDVYQMRAVVSNWIADKETHVVLITGGTGFYSRDSTPEAMTPLFDKTIEGFGELFRQISYEEIGTSTIQSRAIAGMANQTLIFCLPGSTGACRTAWNGILEEQLNASHRPCNFVGMLIGPYVPAVHEV, encoded by the coding sequence ATGGCTAAAACACCCACTCCTTTTCGCCCACTTAACATCAGTGTCTTAACCGTTTCAGACACACGATCCATTGCTGAAGATACCTCAGGTGATGCGCTCATTGAATTACTAACGAAAGCAGGCCACAAACTCAATGAAAGGAAGCTAGTGAAAGACGACGTTTACCAAATGCGTGCTGTCGTTTCCAACTGGATTGCCGACAAAGAAACTCATGTGGTGTTAATCACTGGCGGTACTGGATTCTATTCGAGAGACAGCACACCTGAAGCCATGACACCACTGTTCGATAAAACTATTGAAGGGTTTGGTGAACTATTTAGACAAATATCTTATGAAGAAATAGGTACATCAACGATTCAATCCCGAGCAATTGCAGGAATGGCAAATCAAACACTCATTTTCTGTTTACCAGGCTCCACTGGCGCGTGCAGAACCGCATGGAATGGCATTTTGGAAGAACAACTCAACGCCTCTCATAGACCTTGCAATTTCGTCGGCATGCTTATTGGACCATACGTTCCTGCTGTACATGAGGTATAA
- the moaA gene encoding GTP 3',8-cyclase MoaA, whose product MTTSALIDPFGRKIDYLRISVTDRCDFRCTYCMDEEVSFLSREHILSLEEIVHVAKTFISMGTKRIRITGGEPLVRKNILWAIEQIANTQGLEELTITTNGSQLYKMSRDLLNAGVSRINISLDTLKAERFYALTRRDKFQQVIDGIETASKLPFKRLKINSVMLKNHNDDELFDLTQFALDHKMDISFIEEMPLGVITDHNRAATYLSSDDVIDSLGKYYELTPSTTTTSGPTRYYQVAGYEHKIGVISPHSHNFCDTCNRVRLTAEGRLLLCLGNDHSKDLKTVLRKHSYHATPLDSIDHNSDELESAIIDALALKPQKHYFNLEEAPQILRFMSATGG is encoded by the coding sequence TTGACTACGTCTGCTCTAATCGACCCATTTGGTCGAAAAATAGACTATCTTCGTATTTCCGTCACCGACCGGTGCGATTTTCGTTGCACCTATTGCATGGATGAAGAGGTTTCCTTTTTGTCTAGAGAACACATTCTCTCTTTAGAAGAAATTGTTCATGTTGCTAAAACCTTTATTTCCATGGGTACCAAACGTATCCGTATTACAGGCGGCGAACCATTAGTTCGTAAAAATATCTTATGGGCCATAGAGCAAATCGCTAACACCCAGGGATTAGAAGAACTGACGATTACTACAAACGGCTCGCAGCTTTATAAAATGTCACGAGATCTACTCAATGCAGGCGTATCAAGAATCAATATCAGTCTCGATACACTAAAAGCTGAGCGCTTTTACGCTTTAACTCGACGAGACAAGTTCCAACAAGTTATAGATGGTATAGAAACCGCTAGCAAACTGCCGTTTAAGCGTTTAAAAATTAATAGCGTCATGCTGAAAAATCATAACGATGACGAGCTTTTTGATCTTACTCAATTTGCTTTAGATCACAAAATGGACATCAGTTTTATTGAAGAGATGCCTCTTGGCGTGATCACCGACCACAACCGAGCGGCAACCTACCTATCAAGTGACGATGTTATCGACTCTCTTGGTAAATACTATGAACTTACCCCCAGTACGACTACCACCAGCGGACCAACACGTTATTATCAAGTAGCAGGGTATGAGCATAAAATTGGAGTGATTTCTCCTCATAGTCATAACTTTTGTGATACTTGCAATCGTGTCAGGCTGACAGCAGAAGGGCGTTTATTATTATGTCTTGGCAATGATCATTCAAAAGACTTAAAAACCGTACTTCGCAAGCATTCATATCATGCGACACCATTAGATTCTATAGACCACAACTCAGACGAGTTAGAAAGTGCCATTATTGACGCACTCGCTCTGAAACCCCAAAAACATTATTTTAATCTCGAAGAAGCCCCTCAAATACTGCGCTTCATGAGCGCAACCGGAGGCTAA